One stretch of Burkholderia pyrrocinia DNA includes these proteins:
- the poxB gene encoding ubiquinone-dependent pyruvate dehydrogenase: MARQTMAEYLAKTLAAAGVERIWGVTGDSLNGLSFSLAQIGAIRWMHTRHEESAAFAAGADAASTGRLAVCAGSCGPGNLHLINGLYDCHRNHQPVLAIAAHIPSTEIGLGYFQETHPQELFRECSHFAELVTNASQFPRVLARAMRTAIEERGVAVIVLPGDIALGDGPEEAPAWSASAPPSILPAEADLDRLAALLNGSDAVTLLCGSGTQGAHDEVVALADTLGAPVVHALRGKQFVEWDNPFDVGMTGLIGFSSGYHAMESCDTLLMLGTDFPYRPFYPSNAKIAQIDWKGSQLGHRAPLALGLVGTVKETIAALLPRLTRKTQRRFLENALKHYAAARKGLDDLAVAEPPGRAIHPQYLTKIVDEVAADDAIFTADVGTPTLWAARYLTMNGKRQLHGSFNHGSMANAMPQALGAQGAYPGRQVVSLSGDGGLSMLLGDLLSARQLNLPIKIVVYNNSLLGFVSMELKAAGYLDTNVDLSPTDFAAIAKGAGIFSVRVEHSENVEQALRTAFAHDGPAVVDVVTSKYELAMPPKIEIAHAKGFSLFMLRAILSGRGDEIVELARTNLR, translated from the coding sequence ATGGCAAGACAGACGATGGCGGAATATCTGGCGAAGACGCTGGCGGCGGCGGGCGTCGAGCGCATCTGGGGCGTGACGGGCGACAGCCTGAACGGCCTGTCGTTCAGCCTCGCCCAGATCGGGGCGATCCGCTGGATGCACACGCGGCACGAGGAAAGCGCCGCGTTCGCGGCCGGCGCGGATGCCGCGTCGACCGGGCGGCTCGCGGTGTGCGCGGGCAGCTGCGGCCCCGGCAACCTGCACCTGATCAACGGGCTGTACGACTGCCACCGCAATCACCAGCCGGTGCTCGCGATCGCCGCGCACATCCCGTCGACCGAAATCGGGCTCGGCTACTTCCAGGAAACCCATCCGCAGGAACTGTTCCGCGAGTGCAGCCACTTCGCGGAGCTCGTGACCAACGCGTCGCAGTTCCCGCGCGTGCTCGCGCGCGCGATGCGCACCGCGATCGAGGAGCGCGGCGTCGCGGTGATCGTGCTGCCGGGCGACATCGCGCTCGGCGACGGCCCGGAAGAGGCGCCGGCGTGGAGCGCATCGGCGCCGCCGTCGATCCTGCCGGCCGAGGCCGATCTCGACCGGCTCGCGGCATTGCTGAACGGCTCCGACGCGGTCACGCTGCTGTGCGGCAGCGGCACGCAGGGCGCGCACGACGAAGTGGTCGCGCTGGCCGACACGCTCGGCGCGCCGGTCGTGCATGCGCTGCGCGGCAAGCAGTTCGTCGAATGGGACAACCCGTTCGACGTCGGGATGACCGGGCTGATCGGCTTCAGCTCCGGTTATCACGCGATGGAATCGTGCGACACGCTGCTGATGCTCGGCACGGATTTCCCGTACCGGCCGTTCTATCCGTCGAACGCGAAGATCGCGCAGATCGACTGGAAGGGCTCGCAGCTCGGCCATCGTGCGCCGCTCGCGCTCGGCCTCGTCGGCACCGTGAAGGAGACGATCGCGGCGCTGCTGCCGCGGCTGACGCGCAAGACCCAGCGGCGCTTCCTCGAGAATGCGCTGAAGCATTACGCGGCCGCGCGCAAGGGGCTCGACGATCTCGCGGTGGCCGAGCCGCCGGGCCGCGCGATCCATCCGCAATACCTGACGAAGATCGTCGACGAAGTCGCGGCCGACGACGCGATCTTCACGGCCGACGTCGGCACGCCGACGCTGTGGGCCGCGCGCTACCTGACGATGAACGGCAAGCGGCAACTGCACGGCTCGTTCAACCACGGGTCGATGGCGAACGCGATGCCGCAGGCGCTCGGCGCGCAGGGTGCGTATCCGGGGCGGCAGGTGGTGTCGCTGTCCGGCGACGGCGGGCTGTCGATGCTGCTCGGCGATCTGCTGAGCGCGCGCCAGCTCAACCTGCCGATCAAGATCGTCGTGTACAACAACAGCCTGCTCGGCTTCGTGTCGATGGAGCTGAAGGCGGCCGGCTATCTCGACACCAACGTCGACCTGAGCCCGACCGATTTCGCGGCGATCGCGAAGGGCGCGGGTATCTTCAGCGTACGCGTCGAGCATTCGGAGAACGTCGAGCAGGCATTGCGCACGGCGTTCGCGCATGACGGGCCGGCGGTGGTCGACGTCGTCACGTCGAAATACGAGCTCGCGATGCCGCCTAAGATCGAGATCGCGCATGCGAAGGGCTTCAGCCTGTTCATGCTGCGCGCGATCCTGAGCGGGCGCGGCGACGAGATCGTCGAGCTGGCGAGAACCAACCTGCGGTGA
- a CDS encoding class I SAM-dependent methyltransferase, whose protein sequence is MIWPNAWRVSALFVREWVGRPAAVGALCPSSRHLARGMADAVPDGDGLVVELGGGTGAITAALLERGVAPRRLVVVERSPAFVQHLRRRFPDVSIVWGDARQLERLLPPAARVDAIVSCLPLRTLPREDVTAIVEQCHHVLSADGVMIQFTYDLRSPGRHPLGDSAFVACGSRIVWANIPPARIVTVRGVAAEHAG, encoded by the coding sequence ATGATCTGGCCGAACGCGTGGCGTGTCTCCGCACTGTTCGTGCGCGAGTGGGTCGGCCGCCCGGCCGCGGTGGGCGCGTTGTGCCCGAGTTCGCGGCATCTGGCGCGCGGGATGGCCGACGCGGTGCCGGACGGCGACGGGCTGGTCGTCGAACTCGGCGGCGGCACCGGCGCGATCACCGCGGCGTTGCTCGAACGCGGCGTCGCGCCACGGCGCCTCGTCGTGGTCGAGCGTTCGCCGGCGTTCGTGCAGCACCTGCGGCGACGCTTTCCGGACGTGTCGATCGTGTGGGGCGATGCGCGGCAGCTCGAACGGCTGCTGCCGCCCGCCGCGCGGGTCGATGCGATCGTGTCGTGCCTGCCGCTGCGCACGCTGCCGCGCGAGGACGTGACGGCCATCGTCGAGCAATGCCATCACGTGCTGTCGGCCGACGGCGTGATGATTCAATTTACATACGACTTGCGCTCGCCCGGCCGTCATCCGCTGGGCGATTCGGCATTCGTTGCCTGCGGCAGTCGAATCGTCTGGGCAAATATTCCGCCTGCGCGCATCGTGACCGTGCGCGGCGTTGCCGCCGAACACGCCGGTTGA
- a CDS encoding acyltransferase family protein, whose product MSAGPRNARIDLLRGVSIVLVLLHHFNIAYPLRDTALARVLGWDTVHAIVRNGNYGVTMFFAISGYLITSNARRRWGSLGALDVRAFYVSRIARIVPCLLLLLALVNGLAAAGVPIFTNHAPQGVAVSFWLVNLASLTFWMNVLIGAYGWVNYALGVLWSLSVEEVFYLSFPLLCIALRRDARLFAFWLLIAAIGPVYRFTHPGDEGGFLYAYFACFDGIAIGCCTALLAERARWQALAAAPVQWLAAAAMTALYLAWPIAQSHVIGVSAMALGTAVLLIGAQAERERAHGRALAPLCWSGRLSYELYLFHLIVLGTLRTFWPPSATHGDGKLALLVAYLVLSAGLSAVIARGYAIPLDRFIKRVASRPAVRVPDGARF is encoded by the coding sequence ATGAGCGCCGGCCCGCGCAACGCGCGGATCGACCTGCTGCGCGGCGTGTCGATCGTGCTCGTCCTGCTGCATCACTTCAACATCGCGTATCCGCTGCGCGACACGGCGCTCGCGCGCGTGCTCGGCTGGGACACGGTCCATGCGATCGTGCGCAACGGCAACTACGGCGTGACGATGTTCTTCGCGATCTCGGGCTACCTGATCACGTCGAATGCGCGCCGCCGCTGGGGCAGCCTCGGCGCGCTCGACGTGCGCGCGTTCTACGTGTCGCGCATCGCGCGCATCGTCCCGTGCCTGCTCCTGCTGCTCGCGCTCGTCAACGGCCTCGCGGCGGCCGGCGTGCCGATTTTCACGAACCATGCGCCGCAGGGCGTCGCCGTGTCGTTCTGGCTCGTGAATCTCGCGTCGCTCACGTTCTGGATGAACGTGCTGATCGGCGCATACGGATGGGTCAACTACGCGCTCGGCGTGCTGTGGTCGCTGTCGGTCGAAGAGGTGTTCTACCTGTCGTTTCCGCTGCTGTGCATCGCGCTGCGCCGCGACGCGCGGCTGTTCGCGTTCTGGCTGCTGATTGCCGCGATCGGCCCCGTGTACCGCTTCACGCATCCGGGCGACGAAGGGGGCTTCCTCTATGCGTACTTCGCGTGCTTCGACGGCATCGCGATCGGCTGCTGCACTGCATTGCTCGCCGAACGCGCGCGCTGGCAGGCGCTCGCGGCAGCGCCCGTGCAATGGCTCGCGGCAGCGGCGATGACGGCGCTCTATCTCGCGTGGCCGATCGCGCAAAGCCATGTGATCGGGGTATCCGCGATGGCGCTCGGCACGGCCGTGCTGCTGATCGGCGCGCAGGCGGAACGCGAACGCGCGCACGGCCGCGCGCTCGCGCCGCTGTGCTGGAGCGGCCGGCTCAGCTACGAGCTGTATCTGTTCCACCTGATCGTGCTCGGCACGCTGCGCACGTTCTGGCCGCCGTCTGCCACGCATGGCGACGGCAAGCTGGCGTTGCTCGTCGCGTATCTGGTGCTGTCGGCCGGGTTAAGCGCGGTCATCGCGCGCGGCTATGCGATACCGCTCGATCGTTTCATCAAACGGGTCGCGTCGCGGCCCGCGGTGCGCGTGCCGGACGGCGCGCGCTTCTAG
- the blaOXA gene encoding OXA-1043 family class D beta-lactamase: protein MESRLKTWRRTLLVLAAGLLAAASTSARPVCTVVADAATGRMLVQQGDCATRVTPASTFKVAISLMGFDAGFLKDEHTPTLDFHAGYPDWGGAPWREPTDPARWIKLSIFWYSEQVAQALGPARFQQYTNAFGYGNTDVTGKQGELSGAMGAWVNSSLQISPLEQVAFMRKIVHRTLPVSTHAYDMTERITLIDAQPDGWTVHGKTGTGSPGLKYDAAHAYGWFVGWATKGPRTLVFANLIQDDKRQTPNAGLRSRDTFLAALPALAEPARPQ, encoded by the coding sequence ATGGAGTCTCGCTTGAAAACCTGGCGCCGCACGCTGCTTGTCCTTGCCGCCGGCCTCCTCGCCGCCGCCTCCACATCCGCCCGTCCTGTCTGCACCGTCGTCGCCGATGCCGCCACCGGCCGGATGCTCGTCCAGCAAGGCGATTGCGCGACCCGCGTCACACCGGCGTCGACCTTCAAGGTGGCGATCAGCCTGATGGGCTTCGACGCCGGCTTCCTGAAGGACGAACACACGCCGACCCTCGACTTCCACGCAGGCTATCCCGATTGGGGCGGCGCCCCGTGGCGCGAGCCGACCGACCCGGCGCGCTGGATCAAGCTGTCGATCTTCTGGTACTCGGAACAGGTCGCACAAGCGCTCGGGCCGGCACGCTTCCAGCAGTACACGAACGCATTCGGTTACGGCAATACGGACGTGACCGGCAAGCAGGGCGAACTCAGCGGCGCGATGGGCGCATGGGTCAATTCATCGCTGCAGATTTCGCCGCTCGAACAGGTCGCGTTCATGCGCAAGATCGTGCACCGGACGCTGCCCGTCAGCACGCACGCGTACGACATGACCGAGCGCATCACGCTGATCGACGCGCAGCCGGACGGCTGGACCGTGCACGGCAAGACGGGCACGGGCTCGCCGGGCCTCAAGTACGACGCCGCGCACGCGTACGGCTGGTTCGTCGGCTGGGCGACGAAGGGGCCGCGCACGCTCGTGTTCGCGAACCTGATCCAGGACGACAAGCGGCAGACGCCGAATGCGGGCTTGCGCTCGCGCGATACGTTCCTGGCCGCGCTGCCGGCGCTCGCCGAACCAGCCCGGCCGCAATGA
- a CDS encoding LysR family transcriptional regulator: protein MKMLDHDVLATVVAVAETGNMTRAAEAVNRSQSAVSMQIKSLEDAIGRPLFVRKPRSIVLTREGEVLLGFARRMLALRDEAWAAVVRPEVTGKVVIGVPDDYASSLLPSVLKKFSATYPKVEIQVMGLPSSALAPLIKDGTVDLVCGTRIKGLTGDFIRHEPMAWAAMTNGPRVWEERPLPIAVFMPGSVARENAIRSLERAKVPYRTSYESPSLLGLLSMVEAGLAVAPLARCAIPAQLSMLGRSHGLPDLPPLELILARSTKSKRPPCDFLAEQLMEDLQRQTGQTGDA from the coding sequence ATGAAGATGCTCGATCACGACGTGCTGGCCACCGTCGTCGCCGTCGCGGAAACCGGCAACATGACCCGCGCCGCCGAAGCCGTGAACCGCTCGCAGTCGGCCGTGAGCATGCAGATCAAGAGCCTGGAAGACGCGATCGGCCGGCCGCTGTTCGTGCGCAAGCCGCGCAGCATCGTGCTGACGCGCGAGGGCGAGGTGCTGCTGGGATTCGCCAGACGAATGCTGGCGCTGCGCGACGAGGCGTGGGCGGCCGTGGTGCGGCCGGAAGTGACCGGTAAAGTGGTGATCGGCGTGCCGGACGACTATGCGTCGTCGCTGCTGCCGTCGGTTCTGAAGAAATTCTCGGCGACCTACCCGAAGGTCGAGATCCAGGTGATGGGGCTGCCGAGCAGCGCGCTCGCGCCGCTGATCAAGGACGGCACCGTCGATCTCGTGTGCGGCACACGCATCAAGGGGCTGACCGGCGACTTCATCCGCCACGAGCCAATGGCGTGGGCCGCGATGACGAACGGGCCGCGCGTGTGGGAAGAGCGGCCGCTGCCGATCGCGGTGTTCATGCCGGGCAGCGTCGCGCGCGAGAACGCGATCCGCAGCCTCGAACGCGCGAAGGTGCCGTATCGCACCTCGTATGAAAGCCCGAGCCTGCTCGGGCTGCTCAGCATGGTCGAGGCCGGCCTCGCGGTCGCGCCGCTCGCGCGCTGCGCGATTCCCGCGCAACTGTCGATGCTCGGCCGCTCGCACGGGCTGCCCGACCTGCCGCCGCTCGAACTGATTCTCGCGCGCAGCACGAAATCGAAGCGGCCGCCGTGCGACTTTCTCGCGGAACAGTTGATGGAAGACCTTCAGCGGCAGACCGGGCAAACCGGCGACGCGTGA
- a CDS encoding DUF3422 family protein: protein MMDHPLRAALAAELHARPFLRLAEAVSLTHYAIYADGEPDIHETLLHALCRDTGIAAPHEGATHYAVQSPCGWHLKWERHTEFSTFTFVAPRRDTGYFDDLAIEGIPAAWFARLAGIRFVAVRMELLSGDAARLVCGDLRRWIDGPALVGSNVLGGGKVFCDWHVRDDGFMRFLVVDEDFREEQGGRLLQRLYEIETYRMMALLALPVARRMSRELDEIHAALHALMQRMDASGADGDDAALLVKLTHLAVRVESLSGSGARFSASRAYEKLVLARIQELREERIEGMPTIAEFMERRFAPAMETCRSVWARHEQIAARIARAVDLLRTRVNLAQEKDVTRLLAGMERTARNQLHLQHAVEGLSVAAISYYVLSLATAAFKALHVMNLPVDPELAEGLLIAPVVFAVIHITRRTRAQLARSEAVHDGAPVQAAALKQVG from the coding sequence ATGATGGACCATCCGTTGCGCGCCGCACTGGCCGCGGAATTGCATGCGCGGCCGTTCCTGCGGCTTGCCGAAGCCGTGTCGCTCACGCATTACGCGATCTATGCGGACGGCGAGCCCGACATCCACGAAACGCTGCTGCACGCACTGTGCCGCGACACCGGCATTGCCGCGCCGCACGAAGGCGCGACGCACTATGCGGTGCAGTCGCCGTGCGGCTGGCACCTGAAGTGGGAACGTCACACTGAATTCTCGACCTTTACGTTCGTCGCGCCGCGTCGCGACACCGGCTATTTCGACGATCTCGCGATCGAAGGCATTCCGGCCGCATGGTTCGCGCGGCTGGCCGGCATCCGCTTCGTCGCGGTGCGGATGGAACTGCTGTCGGGCGATGCCGCGCGGCTCGTCTGCGGCGACCTGCGTCGCTGGATCGACGGGCCCGCGCTCGTCGGCAGCAACGTGCTCGGCGGCGGCAAGGTGTTCTGCGACTGGCATGTGCGCGACGACGGCTTCATGCGTTTTCTCGTCGTCGACGAGGATTTCCGCGAGGAGCAGGGCGGCCGCCTGCTGCAGCGTCTGTACGAAATCGAAACGTACCGGATGATGGCGCTGCTCGCGCTGCCGGTCGCGCGCCGGATGAGCCGCGAACTCGACGAGATCCACGCGGCACTGCATGCGCTGATGCAGCGGATGGACGCGAGCGGCGCCGACGGCGACGACGCGGCGCTGCTCGTCAAGCTCACGCATCTCGCGGTGCGGGTCGAATCGCTGTCGGGATCGGGCGCGCGTTTCAGTGCGTCGCGAGCGTACGAAAAACTCGTGCTGGCGCGCATCCAGGAATTGCGCGAGGAGCGTATCGAAGGGATGCCGACGATCGCCGAATTCATGGAGCGGCGTTTTGCGCCGGCGATGGAGACGTGCCGCAGCGTATGGGCGCGCCACGAGCAGATCGCCGCGCGGATCGCGCGCGCGGTCGACCTGTTGCGCACGCGCGTGAACCTCGCGCAGGAAAAGGACGTGACGCGCCTGCTGGCGGGCATGGAGCGCACCGCGCGCAATCAGCTTCATCTGCAGCACGCGGTCGAAGGGCTGTCGGTGGCAGCCATTTCGTACTACGTGCTGTCGCTCGCGACGGCGGCGTTCAAGGCGTTGCACGTGATGAACCTGCCGGTCGATCCGGAGCTGGCGGAAGGCCTGCTGATCGCGCCGGTGGTATTCGCGGTGATTCACATCACGCGGCGCACGCGCGCGCAGCTTGCGCGATCGGAGGCCGTGCATGACGGCGCGCCTGTGCAGGCGGCGGCGTTGAAGCAGGTCGGCTAG
- the cynR gene encoding transcriptional regulator CynR, translating into MLLRHINYFLAVAEHRSFTRAAAALHVSQPALSQQIRQLEETLGAQLFDRTGRVTRLTDAGNVYFRYARQALHDLAEGRRAIHDVQDLSRGSLRIAVTPTFTSYLVGPLVEAFHGRYPEVSLSVREMSQERIEALLVDDELDVGIAFEEVNTADIEAETLLVETLALVVNRRHALAGKRRAGLRALHDAPLVLLTAEFATRVQIDRYFREHDVRPRVLMEANSLGAVIEIVRRTNLATLLPATIATGHDDLVAVALDPAVLRRTAVLLQRKGAYRSAAARAFVELALAQGAGKAKGKGNSRPARQKAAGK; encoded by the coding sequence ATGCTGCTGCGCCATATCAACTACTTCCTGGCCGTCGCCGAACACCGCAGCTTCACGCGCGCGGCCGCCGCGCTGCACGTATCGCAGCCCGCGCTGTCGCAGCAGATCCGTCAGCTCGAGGAGACACTCGGCGCGCAACTGTTCGACCGCACCGGGCGTGTCACGCGATTGACTGACGCCGGCAACGTGTATTTCCGCTATGCGCGGCAGGCGCTGCACGATCTCGCGGAAGGCCGGCGCGCCATTCACGACGTGCAGGATCTCAGCCGCGGCTCGCTGCGGATCGCGGTCACGCCGACCTTCACGAGCTATCTCGTCGGGCCGCTCGTCGAGGCGTTTCACGGCCGTTATCCGGAAGTGTCGCTGTCGGTACGCGAGATGTCGCAGGAACGCATCGAGGCGCTGCTCGTCGATGACGAACTCGATGTCGGCATCGCGTTCGAAGAGGTGAATACGGCGGATATCGAAGCGGAAACGCTGCTGGTCGAGACGCTCGCGCTCGTCGTGAACCGTCGGCACGCGCTCGCCGGGAAACGCAGGGCCGGCCTGCGCGCGCTGCACGACGCGCCGCTGGTGCTGCTCACGGCCGAGTTCGCGACGCGCGTGCAGATCGACCGTTATTTCCGCGAGCACGACGTGCGGCCGCGTGTGCTGATGGAAGCGAATTCGCTTGGTGCGGTGATCGAGATCGTGCGCCGCACGAATCTCGCGACGCTGCTGCCCGCGACGATCGCGACCGGGCACGACGATCTCGTTGCCGTCGCGCTCGATCCGGCCGTGCTGCGGCGCACGGCGGTGCTGCTGCAGCGCAAGGGCGCGTACCGGAGCGCGGCCGCGCGTGCGTTCGTCGAGCTGGCGCTCGCGCAGGGGGCGGGGAAAGCGAAGGGAAAAGGCAATTCACGCCCGGCGCGCCAAAAGGCGGCCGGAAAATGA
- a CDS encoding carbonic anhydrase, whose product MKDIIEGFLKFQRDAYPERAALFRDLARSQNPRALFISCSDSRLVPELVTQREPGDLFVIRNAGNIVPSYGPEPGGVSASVEYAVAALRVTDVVICGHSDCGAMTAIATCQCMDHMPAVGHWLRYADSARVVNEARTHRSERERIDSMVRENVVAQLANLKTHPAVRLALEEGRLVLHGWVYDIESGCIDAHDGATGRFVSLADHPDVRATPATLPVAA is encoded by the coding sequence ATGAAGGACATCATTGAAGGCTTTCTGAAGTTCCAGCGCGACGCCTATCCGGAGCGTGCCGCGCTGTTCCGCGATCTCGCGCGCAGCCAGAACCCGCGTGCGCTGTTCATCTCGTGCTCGGACAGTCGGCTGGTACCAGAGCTCGTCACGCAGCGCGAGCCGGGCGATCTGTTCGTGATCCGAAACGCCGGCAACATCGTGCCGTCGTACGGCCCCGAGCCGGGCGGCGTGTCGGCCTCGGTCGAATACGCGGTGGCCGCGCTGCGCGTGACCGACGTCGTGATCTGCGGGCATTCCGATTGCGGCGCGATGACCGCGATCGCGACCTGCCAGTGCATGGACCACATGCCTGCCGTCGGCCACTGGCTGCGCTACGCCGATTCGGCGCGCGTCGTGAACGAGGCGCGCACGCATCGCAGCGAACGCGAGCGGATCGACTCGATGGTGCGCGAGAACGTCGTCGCGCAACTCGCGAACCTGAAGACGCACCCTGCCGTGCGGCTCGCGCTCGAAGAAGGGCGTCTCGTGCTGCACGGCTGGGTCTACGACATCGAATCCGGCTGCATCGACGCCCATGACGGCGCGACCGGCCGGTTCGTCTCCCTGGCGGACCATCCCGACGTCCGCGCCACGCCCGCGACGCTTCCCGTCGCGGCCTGA
- the cynS gene encoding cyanase → MIQSQHSQTARHALAETVVLAKARKNLSFAQLTEGTGLSEAFVTAALLGQHALPAGAARVVADKLGLDDDAVLLLQTIPLRGSIDDRVPTDPTIYRFYEMLQVYGTTLKALVHEKFGDGIISAINFRLDVKKVDDPEGGSRAVITLDGKYLPTKPF, encoded by the coding sequence ATGATCCAGTCCCAGCACAGCCAGACCGCCCGCCACGCGCTTGCGGAGACCGTCGTTCTCGCGAAGGCGCGCAAGAACCTGTCGTTCGCGCAGCTCACCGAAGGCACGGGCCTGAGCGAAGCGTTCGTCACGGCCGCGCTGCTCGGCCAGCACGCGCTGCCGGCCGGCGCCGCGCGCGTCGTTGCCGACAAGCTCGGCCTCGACGACGACGCGGTGCTGCTGCTGCAGACGATCCCGCTGCGCGGCAGCATCGACGATCGCGTGCCGACCGATCCGACCATTTACCGCTTCTACGAAATGCTGCAGGTGTACGGCACGACGCTGAAGGCGCTGGTTCACGAGAAGTTCGGTGACGGCATCATCAGCGCGATCAATTTCCGGCTCGACGTGAAGAAGGTCGACGATCCCGAAGGCGGTTCGCGCGCGGTGATTACGCTCGACGGCAAGTACCTGCCGACCAAGCCGTTCTGA
- a CDS encoding nucleoside deaminase, with amino-acid sequence MDFVKRTIDLAMKNVEEGGRPFATVIVRDGEIVAESPNLVAQTSDPTAHAEILAVRDACRKLGTEHLTDCEIYILASPCPMCLGSLYYCSPKRVIYITTREDYAPFYRDDRKYFELDTFYAEYAKPIGERRLPMVQQKHGDAIGVYRRWQELNAK; translated from the coding sequence ATGGATTTTGTGAAACGCACGATCGATCTCGCGATGAAGAACGTGGAAGAGGGCGGACGCCCGTTCGCGACGGTGATCGTCCGCGACGGCGAGATCGTTGCGGAGAGCCCGAACCTCGTCGCGCAGACCAGCGACCCGACCGCGCATGCGGAGATCCTCGCGGTGCGCGATGCATGCCGCAAGCTCGGCACCGAACACCTGACCGATTGCGAGATCTACATCCTCGCGAGCCCGTGCCCGATGTGCCTCGGATCGCTGTACTACTGCAGCCCGAAGCGCGTGATCTACATCACGACGCGCGAGGACTACGCGCCGTTCTACCGCGACGACCGCAAGTACTTCGAGCTCGACACGTTTTATGCAGAATATGCGAAGCCGATCGGCGAGCGGCGGCTGCCGATGGTGCAGCAGAAGCACGGCGACGCGATCGGTGTCTACCGGCGCTGGCAGGAACTGAACGCGAAGTGA
- a CDS encoding FMN-dependent NADH-azoreductase yields MNLLHIDSSILGGHSVSRILSADIVDRLIVLHPRIRVTYRDLEKDPALHLSSTHISASQGNANSDEALAKDIALGAQYLDDLFSADFIVIGSPMYNFSISSQLKAWIDRIVVAGKTFRYGPNGPESLLPEGKKVFIASSRGGQYTGNSPSRVLDHQESYLTGILSFIGLTDVTIVRAEGLALGDEAKNAAITKAKKEISEFAF; encoded by the coding sequence GTGAATCTACTGCACATTGATTCAAGCATCCTCGGCGGCCATTCGGTTAGCCGCATCCTTTCCGCCGACATCGTCGACCGCCTGATCGTCCTGCATCCCCGAATTCGTGTCACGTATCGCGATCTTGAAAAGGACCCCGCGCTTCACCTGTCCTCGACGCATATATCCGCATCCCAGGGGAACGCCAACAGCGACGAAGCTTTGGCTAAAGACATCGCGCTTGGCGCTCAGTATCTGGACGATCTCTTCTCGGCGGATTTCATCGTGATCGGATCGCCGATGTACAACTTCTCCATTTCGTCCCAGCTCAAGGCATGGATCGACCGTATCGTCGTGGCCGGGAAGACGTTCCGTTATGGTCCGAACGGACCGGAAAGCCTTCTTCCGGAGGGGAAGAAAGTCTTCATCGCATCTTCCCGCGGTGGGCAATATACCGGCAACAGCCCGTCACGCGTACTGGATCACCAGGAAAGCTATCTCACCGGCATTCTGTCATTTATCGGACTGACCGATGTCACGATCGTCCGTGCGGAAGGATTGGCGCTCGGCGATGAAGCGAAGAATGCCGCAATTACGAAAGCTAAAAAAGAGATCTCTGAGTTCGCTTTCTGA
- a CDS encoding NADPH-dependent F420 reductase: MNKIGIIGAGAIGSAIAEALSRKGIHAVVANSRGPASLQKLVDRFGPTIQAGTREEAAAQEIVFVAVNWSKLSTALAGLPNFAGRTVIDTNNPLEGMPLNVADLGGRTSSEVFREWVPGAKVVKAFNHLKPILLSSDPRAEGGQRVLFYAGDDVAAKATVAQLIERLDFFGIDLGTLVTGGRLFQFPGGPLPSRNLVRYP, translated from the coding sequence ATGAATAAGATTGGAATAATCGGTGCCGGTGCAATCGGATCCGCGATTGCCGAAGCGCTCTCGCGAAAAGGAATACACGCCGTCGTCGCCAATAGCCGCGGACCGGCATCACTCCAGAAACTGGTCGACAGGTTTGGTCCGACCATCCAAGCCGGTACTCGTGAAGAAGCTGCTGCTCAGGAAATTGTTTTCGTGGCGGTAAATTGGTCAAAGCTATCCACGGCGTTGGCGGGATTGCCCAATTTTGCCGGCCGCACTGTGATCGACACCAACAACCCACTGGAGGGGATGCCGCTCAACGTAGCTGATTTGGGTGGGCGCACATCGAGCGAGGTGTTTCGGGAATGGGTTCCCGGCGCCAAAGTGGTGAAAGCCTTCAATCACTTGAAGCCGATATTACTGTCCAGCGATCCTCGTGCGGAGGGCGGGCAGCGCGTTTTGTTCTATGCAGGCGACGACGTGGCCGCGAAGGCCACCGTCGCTCAGTTGATCGAGCGGTTGGACTTTTTCGGGATCGATCTCGGCACGCTTGTCACCGGTGGACGGCTCTTCCAATTTCCAGGAGGGCCGCTTCCTTCGCGCAATCTCGTTCGATATCCCTAG